TGCGGCGGTAGATGCCTTCAAGGCGCGTGATTTCCTTTTCCTTGGCAGAAACGAGTTTTTGAAAATCAAAGCTCGGCTCACCGTTGAGGGACCAGCCAAAACCGGCTGCATCCTCAAATTCCTCAGAAAACTTGGAGGCATAAACGAAGAGTTTTTTGGGAACACATCCACGAATGACGCAGGTTCCCCCGTAGCGGTATTCTTCCGCAATGCCCACACGGGCACCATGAGTTGCCGCTATTCTGGCCGCACGTACGCCGCCAGAGCCAGCACCAATAACAAAGAGGTCGTAATCAAAGTTTTCCATTAGCTTGTCTACCAATAAAGCGCCAAACGAAGAAAGGCCGACCCCATAAGCTCGGTCGGCCTTTTGAACGGTGTAAGAGCGAAGTGGTATGGATATCTTTGTTTTTCAAGGGGCATTCAAAACATCCCCTTGAAGAACCAGAGTATCCCACCTCTTACTGATTTGCTTTTACGCTAATTTCCTTACGGGCCAGCGTCACCATTTCCGTGCTGATCGCATCACTCCACTGCTTTGCAGCACCGATGGACAGAGCAGAAAGTTCTTTGGTCAGGTCTGCCAGCTTGCTTCCCGCCTCTGTGCGATAGAATGCGGTGATTTGGCTCAGTTCCTCTTCAGAAAAACGGCGCGCCCAAACTTCCGCAATCACCTTGTCCAGCTCGGCACGACGACTAACCAGCTGCATCGCTACATCCGTGACCACAGTGTCAATTTCCACGCCCAAAGATGGATTATTGCGAATGAACAGGGTCCGGGTGCGCTCTGCAATATCTGGCAGGATATTATCAAAGCCATCTGTGGACTTAGTCGCCTTGATAGCTGTTTTCGCTGCCTGCAGATGACTTGGGGCAATGGTTTCTTGCGCCGTAACAGGGCTCACCATAACAGCACCTGCAAGCATTGCGGCGGCAACACTGGTTCCCAATAGAGTTTTCATTCTTGCGAGCATATTCACAGCTCTCCCCTCATACGCTTATAGTTAGGTTATAAAATGCCGTATCCCTTACGCGGCAGGCTCAACAACCCGAATTCCGTTTTTGCCCGCCACATAAGCGCGCTGCGCCATGTTTATAAATAGCCCGTGTTCCATCACCCCCGGTATATCATTGAGACCTTTTGCAAGGGCTTCAGGGTCAGGGATGGTTTCAAGATGTGCATCCAGAATAAAATTTCCGTTGTCAGTTAGCAAAGGTTTTTGCTCACTTTCACGTAAAATTAGCTCTCCAGACACATTTGACTTGTTGAAATGTTTTAAAATCGCCCGCCGCGTTGCAGCCAGACCAAACTGGTTCACCTCAATA
This genomic window from Pseudovibrio sp. M1P-2-3 contains:
- a CDS encoding DUF2059 domain-containing protein, which gives rise to MLARMKTLLGTSVAAAMLAGAVMVSPVTAQETIAPSHLQAAKTAIKATKSTDGFDNILPDIAERTRTLFIRNNPSLGVEIDTVVTDVAMQLVSRRAELDKVIAEVWARRFSEEELSQITAFYRTEAGSKLADLTKELSALSIGAAKQWSDAISTEMVTLARKEISVKANQ